In bacterium, the following proteins share a genomic window:
- a CDS encoding DUF4389 domain-containing protein, translated as MFVLANEFRNMIAELFIHDRVGVCLHMYPALFSVDRPATSSRLLLIFRPILLLPHLFWAYFYGMAAGLLQFISFWAIIFTGRHPQALWEFLTGYLRYRSRLNAYWLLLSDIYPPFKGEAGQYPVRVHVDYPDRLSRLTVFFRLLILFPHLFFSIGYIFVSSIVSFLAFWTVLFAGKLARWQFEWLYGWFIYTSRLDAYMLYLVDEYPPFNGSQPRAAGERFPNETRIRE; from the coding sequence ATGTTTGTTCTGGCGAACGAGTTTCGTAACATGATTGCGGAGCTGTTCATCCACGACAGAGTTGGAGTCTGCCTGCACATGTACCCAGCCCTTTTTTCCGTCGATCGTCCCGCTACCTCATCCCGGCTGCTGCTGATTTTTCGTCCCATTCTGCTGCTTCCACATCTCTTCTGGGCCTATTTCTATGGGATGGCCGCAGGGTTGCTGCAGTTCATTTCTTTCTGGGCCATCATTTTTACCGGAAGGCACCCGCAGGCGCTGTGGGAATTCCTGACGGGTTATCTCCGCTACCGCAGCCGCCTGAACGCGTACTGGTTACTCCTGTCCGACATCTACCCGCCGTTCAAAGGCGAGGCCGGTCAGTATCCTGTTCGTGTCCATGTTGATTATCCCGACCGTCTTTCCCGTCTCACCGTGTTTTTCCGGCTGCTGATTCTCTTTCCGCACCTGTTTTTTTCCATTGGCTACATCTTCGTTTCGAGCATCGTGAGTTTCCTCGCATTCTGGACCGTGCTGTTCGCCGGGAAGCTTGCACGCTGGCAGTTCGAATGGCTGTACGGCTGGTTTATCTACACATCCCGCCTGGATGCGTACATGCTCTATCTCGTTGACGAGTATCCGCCGTTCAACGGGTCGCAGCCCAGGGCGGCAGGAGAGAGATTCCCGAATGAAACGAGAATCAGGGAATGA
- the nuoB gene encoding NADH-quinone oxidoreductase subunit NuoB, whose protein sequence is MGLLDKQFDDGNIVITSVEGVLNWARLCSLWQMSFGLACCAIEMMAASASHNDIMRFGVLPRPSPRQCDVMIVAGTVTLKMATRVKRLYEQMAEPRYVVSMGSCSNCGGPYWEHGYHVLKGVDRVVPVDVYIPGCPPRPEALLEGWMRLQEKVRDFTLVKEKGAPVGEKA, encoded by the coding sequence ATGGGTCTTCTCGACAAGCAATTCGACGACGGCAACATTGTTATCACATCGGTCGAAGGGGTATTGAACTGGGCGCGGCTCTGCTCGCTCTGGCAGATGTCCTTCGGTCTGGCCTGCTGTGCCATCGAGATGATGGCGGCAAGTGCCTCGCACAATGACATCATGCGTTTCGGCGTGCTCCCGCGTCCGAGTCCCCGTCAGTGTGACGTGATGATCGTTGCCGGTACCGTCACCCTCAAAATGGCTACGCGCGTCAAGCGCCTCTACGAACAGATGGCCGAACCCCGTTACGTGGTTTCCATGGGCAGCTGCTCCAACTGCGGCGGACCTTACTGGGAACACGGGTACCACGTGCTCAAGGGCGTGGATCGTGTGGTTCCGGTCGACGTGTACATTCCCGGTTGTCCCCCGCGTCCCGAAGCGTTGCTCGAGGGCTGGATGCGACTGCAGGAGAAAGTACGCGATTTCACTCTGGTCAAGGAAAAAGGCGCTCCTGTCGGTGAGAAAGCGTAA
- a CDS encoding NADH-quinone oxidoreductase subunit D, with amino-acid sequence MLEDLRADIEAGRLKTDELVLNMGPQHPSTHGVLRLELVLDGEVIVKVIPHLGYLHRCFEKHAEAMTYPQVIPYTDRMDYLAAMNNNHGFALAVERLMGIEVPERVEYIRVIMAELQRIASHLVAIGTFGMDIGAFTPFLYCFRDREYILDIFEKTCGARLLYNYMWVGGLSHDVHEGFEKEVADFIKKFRPTITEVNNLLNFNKIFIERTANVGVLPVDVAVSYGCSGPMLRGSGVDFDLRRDDPYSIYDRFDWKVCTGTGEAGTLGDCWDRHMVRVWEMEESCKIIEQALENIPEGDIGEAIPKRVRPPKGEIYTRVENPRGELGYYVISDGSGNPFRVKVRGPSFVNLSVIDEISRGQLVADLVAILGSVDIVLGEIDR; translated from the coding sequence ATGTTAGAAGATCTGCGGGCCGACATCGAAGCCGGTCGCCTCAAAACCGACGAACTGGTTCTCAATATGGGACCCCAGCATCCGTCCACCCACGGTGTGCTGCGCCTCGAGCTGGTGCTCGACGGAGAAGTCATTGTCAAGGTGATCCCGCATCTCGGCTATCTGCACCGCTGTTTCGAGAAGCATGCCGAAGCGATGACATATCCGCAGGTCATCCCGTACACCGACCGCATGGATTATCTCGCGGCGATGAACAATAATCACGGTTTTGCCCTGGCAGTGGAAAGACTGATGGGCATCGAGGTGCCGGAGCGCGTTGAGTACATCCGCGTCATCATGGCCGAGCTGCAGCGTATCGCATCGCATCTCGTGGCCATCGGTACCTTTGGCATGGATATCGGCGCATTTACGCCGTTCCTCTACTGCTTCCGTGACCGTGAATACATTCTCGATATTTTCGAGAAAACCTGCGGAGCGCGTCTGCTCTACAATTATATGTGGGTCGGCGGACTCTCGCATGACGTGCATGAAGGATTCGAGAAGGAAGTCGCGGATTTCATCAAGAAATTCCGTCCCACCATCACGGAAGTCAACAACCTTCTCAACTTCAACAAGATTTTCATCGAGCGCACGGCGAATGTCGGTGTGCTGCCGGTGGACGTGGCCGTCAGCTATGGCTGCTCGGGTCCGATGCTTCGCGGGTCGGGCGTGGATTTCGATCTTCGCCGCGATGATCCGTACTCCATCTACGACCGTTTCGACTGGAAGGTCTGCACCGGCACCGGCGAGGCCGGGACGCTCGGCGATTGCTGGGACCGTCACATGGTGCGTGTCTGGGAGATGGAAGAAAGCTGCAAGATCATTGAGCAGGCGCTTGAGAACATCCCTGAAGGGGACATCGGTGAAGCCATTCCCAAGCGCGTGCGTCCCCCGAAAGGTGAAATCTACACGCGCGTGGAGAATCCTCGCGGCGAACTCGGTTACTACGTGATTTCCGACGGTTCCGGGAATCCCTTCCGCGTCAAGGTACGCGGACCCAGCTTCGTCAACCTCAGTGTGATCGACGAGATATCCCGCGGTCAGCTCGTCGCTGACCTCGTAGCCATCCTCGGCAGCGTGGATATCGTTCTCGGTGAAATCGACAGATAA
- a CDS encoding NADH-quinone oxidoreductase subunit A has product MLTEFGKALVFIILGLVFVAGGLLVAKLLRPHNPTDEKTLPYECGEDPIGPQWMRFNIRFYVVALIFILFDVELVVLFPWAVIFQKIGMFAYLAGAIFIVILFLADFYLWGKGDLEWVRPQPQVPSLDALVDRGTLRRAPAAGGDTLPTDEPATQAD; this is encoded by the coding sequence ATGCTGACAGAATTTGGTAAAGCCCTGGTTTTCATCATCCTGGGGCTGGTTTTCGTAGCAGGCGGCCTGCTTGTGGCGAAACTTCTCAGACCGCACAATCCCACCGACGAGAAAACGCTTCCATACGAGTGCGGAGAGGATCCTATCGGACCTCAGTGGATGCGATTCAATATTCGATTCTACGTCGTTGCCCTTATTTTCATTCTCTTTGATGTCGAACTGGTCGTGCTGTTTCCCTGGGCAGTGATCTTCCAGAAGATAGGGATGTTCGCGTACCTCGCCGGCGCCATCTTCATCGTGATCCTTTTCCTCGCGGATTTCTATCTGTGGGGCAAGGGCGATCTCGAGTGGGTGCGTCCGCAGCCGCAGGTCCCTTCCCTGGATGCACTGGTTGACAGGGGGACACTCCGTCGCGCCCCTGCGGCGGGGGGTGACACCCTTCCTACCGACGAACCCGCGACACAGGCTGACTGA
- a CDS encoding P-II family nitrogen regulator, with the protein MKKIEAIIRPFKLDDVRDGLQEIGIYGMTISEVRGFGRQKGHTETYRGAEYQIDTLPKLKIEIVVADHMTDPVIDTIIKHAATGQVGDGKIFVLPVEDAIRIRTEESGDGAL; encoded by the coding sequence ATGAAGAAAATCGAAGCCATCATCCGCCCCTTCAAACTCGACGACGTCCGTGATGGACTGCAGGAAATAGGCATCTACGGCATGACCATCTCCGAGGTCCGCGGTTTCGGCAGACAGAAAGGACATACCGAAACCTATCGCGGCGCCGAATACCAGATCGACACCCTCCCGAAACTGAAAATTGAAATCGTCGTCGCCGACCACATGACCGATCCCGTGATCGACACCATCATCAAGCATGCCGCAACGGGACAGGTGGGCGACGGGAAAATTTTCGTCCTCCCCGTCGAAGACGCCATCCGCATCCGCACAGAAGAAAGCGGCGACGGCGCGCTCTGA
- the ruvA gene encoding Holliday junction branch migration protein RuvA, whose amino-acid sequence MIAFLHGTLAAKEAVSAIIEVAGVGYEVHIPLSTYEKLPATGQEVQLLTHLHVREDAMQLYGFATEMERALFRKLQSISGIGARMALNILSGAAPDALRERVINGDVAALTRIPGIGRKTAERIVVELRDSFMRESSSEALKTGDKTAVAREEALMALQALGYPRATAEKAIAALQRSGENAPESTSELIKLALKQLNSR is encoded by the coding sequence ATGATCGCCTTTCTGCACGGCACGCTGGCTGCAAAAGAAGCCGTTTCCGCCATTATCGAAGTGGCCGGTGTGGGGTATGAGGTCCACATCCCTCTCTCCACGTATGAAAAACTGCCGGCGACAGGGCAGGAGGTACAGCTTCTCACTCATCTGCACGTGCGGGAAGACGCAATGCAGCTCTACGGTTTCGCCACCGAGATGGAGCGCGCGCTTTTTCGCAAGCTGCAGAGCATTTCAGGTATCGGCGCCCGCATGGCCTTGAATATTCTCTCCGGTGCTGCGCCAGACGCTCTGCGTGAACGTGTCATTAACGGCGACGTCGCCGCATTGACGCGCATTCCGGGTATCGGACGCAAAACCGCAGAACGTATCGTGGTTGAACTGCGCGACAGTTTCATGCGCGAAAGCAGCTCCGAAGCCCTGAAAACAGGGGATAAAACTGCAGTCGCACGCGAAGAAGCGCTTATGGCACTCCAGGCACTCGGTTATCCCCGTGCCACCGCGGAAAAAGCCATCGCGGCCCTGCAGCGATCAGGTGAAAATGCCCCCGAGAGTACATCTGAACTGATAAAACTTGCACTCAAACAGCTCAATTCCCGTTAA
- a CDS encoding NADH-quinone oxidoreductase subunit C: METKEIFEYLSALFNDVALQLDEEVPCIIVPRESIREVALQLRDDEKLLFDSLMCLSGVDGADGTLLAVYHLHSIKLEHKVTIKVIVQADDPHVPTVEKVWRIADWHEREAYDLIGIIFDGHRDLRRILLPYDWEGYPLRKDYEVPEFYNGMKVPY; encoded by the coding sequence ATGGAAACCAAGGAAATATTTGAATATCTCTCGGCATTGTTCAACGATGTCGCGCTGCAGCTCGATGAGGAAGTGCCCTGCATCATTGTGCCCCGCGAGAGCATCCGGGAAGTCGCTCTGCAGCTGCGCGATGATGAGAAGCTGCTGTTCGACTCGCTGATGTGTCTGAGCGGCGTTGACGGGGCAGACGGTACACTGCTGGCCGTGTATCATCTGCATTCGATCAAGCTCGAACACAAGGTAACCATCAAGGTTATCGTGCAGGCCGATGATCCGCATGTTCCCACTGTGGAAAAGGTCTGGCGCATTGCCGATTGGCATGAGCGCGAGGCGTATGATCTCATCGGGATCATTTTTGACGGACACCGTGACCTGCGGCGCATCCTGCTCCCGTATGACTGGGAAGGGTACCCACTGCGCAAGGATTATGAAGTCCCCGAGTTTTACAACGGCATGAAAGTTCCTTACTGA